The following coding sequences are from one Streptomyces sp. NBC_01485 window:
- a CDS encoding NAD-dependent epimerase/dehydratase family protein, whose protein sequence is MDIVGTGFLAQNLRPLAGRHPDTVALAAGVSWASGTSDADFAREAALVGEVAKRCAADGRRLLFFSTAATGMYGLAEGPGREDVPVTPCTPYGAHKLALEELLRDTGADHVILRLGHLVGPDQPEHQLLPTLVRQLREGVVRVHRGAARDLIDVCDVITVVDRLLATDLRAETVNVASGFAVPVEDVVDHLAKALKLKARREYHDTGGRQHVISTKKLHALVPQVAEMGFGPDYYRRVLGDFTASVYV, encoded by the coding sequence ATGGACATTGTGGGAACCGGTTTCCTGGCGCAGAACCTGCGTCCGCTGGCCGGCCGGCATCCGGACACCGTGGCCCTGGCGGCGGGGGTGTCGTGGGCGAGCGGCACCTCGGACGCGGATTTCGCCCGCGAGGCCGCGCTGGTGGGCGAGGTCGCGAAGCGGTGCGCGGCCGACGGGCGGCGGCTGCTGTTCTTCTCCACCGCGGCGACCGGGATGTACGGGCTCGCCGAGGGGCCGGGCAGGGAGGACGTCCCGGTGACGCCCTGCACCCCCTACGGCGCGCACAAACTCGCCCTGGAGGAACTGCTGCGCGACACCGGGGCCGACCACGTCATTCTCCGACTGGGACATCTGGTCGGCCCCGACCAGCCCGAGCACCAGTTGCTGCCCACGCTGGTGCGGCAGTTGCGCGAGGGCGTGGTCCGCGTGCACCGGGGCGCGGCCCGCGACCTGATCGACGTCTGCGACGTCATCACCGTCGTCGACCGCCTGCTCGCCACGGACCTGCGGGCCGAGACGGTCAACGTGGCGTCGGGTTTCGCGGTTCCGGTGGAGGACGTCGTCGACCATCTCGCAAAGGCACTCAAACTCAAGGCGCGCAGGGAGTACCACGACACGGGCGGCCGCCAGCACGTCATCTCCACCAAGAAGCTGCACGCCCTGGTTCCGCAGGTCGCGGAGATGGGCTTCGGACCCGACTACTACCGGCGGGTCCTCGGCGACTTCACGGCATCCGTGTACGTCTGA
- a CDS encoding NDP-hexose 2,3-dehydratase family protein: MLPLTLQPRDDAKLLADRLALSAATTRGAHLATAGFADWLAERGRANAFHVDRIPFARLDGWSFHDTTGNLEHRSGRFFTVEGLHVTERGAPYGDGPHAEWHQPIIKQPEVGILGILGKEFDGVLHFLMQAKMEPGNPNLLQLSPTVQATRSNYTKVHQGADVKYLEHFVGPGRGRVVADVLQSEHGSWFFHKSNRNMIVLTDDDVPLLDDFCWLTLGQIAELLHQDNVVNMDSRTVLSCLPVPETAAGALLSDAQLLSWITGERSRHDVHAERVPLAGLPGWRRDEMTVEHEEGRYFKVVAVAVQAGNREVTGWTQPLFEPVGLGVTAFLTRTFDGVPHVLVHARVEGGFLDTVELGPTVQYTPGNYAHLPAKERPSFLDTVLAAPADRIRYEAVHSEEGGRFLNAESRYLIVDADEHDVPLDPPAGYAWVTPDQLTWLVRHGHYLNVQARTLLACLNAAAANAR; encoded by the coding sequence ATGCTGCCTCTCACCCTTCAGCCGCGCGACGACGCGAAGCTGCTGGCGGACCGGCTCGCACTGTCGGCCGCCACCACTCGGGGCGCGCACCTGGCGACCGCCGGCTTCGCCGACTGGCTCGCCGAGCGGGGCCGCGCCAACGCCTTCCACGTGGACCGGATCCCCTTCGCCCGCCTGGACGGCTGGTCGTTCCACGACACCACCGGCAACCTCGAGCACCGCAGCGGCCGCTTCTTCACGGTCGAGGGCCTGCACGTCACCGAGCGGGGCGCTCCGTACGGCGACGGCCCGCACGCCGAATGGCACCAGCCCATCATCAAGCAGCCCGAAGTCGGCATCCTGGGCATCCTCGGCAAGGAGTTCGACGGGGTCCTGCACTTCCTGATGCAGGCGAAGATGGAGCCCGGCAACCCGAACCTGCTCCAGCTGTCCCCGACCGTGCAGGCCACCCGCAGCAACTACACCAAGGTCCACCAGGGCGCGGACGTGAAGTACCTCGAGCACTTCGTCGGCCCGGGCCGCGGCCGGGTCGTCGCGGACGTCCTGCAGTCCGAGCACGGTTCGTGGTTCTTCCACAAGTCCAACCGCAACATGATCGTGCTGACGGACGACGACGTGCCGCTCCTCGACGACTTCTGCTGGCTCACCCTCGGGCAGATAGCGGAACTCCTGCACCAGGACAATGTCGTCAACATGGACTCGCGTACGGTCCTGTCCTGCCTGCCCGTCCCGGAGACGGCGGCCGGCGCCCTGCTGTCCGACGCCCAGCTGCTGTCCTGGATCACCGGTGAGCGCTCCCGGCACGACGTGCACGCCGAGCGCGTACCGCTGGCCGGGCTGCCCGGCTGGCGGCGCGACGAGATGACCGTCGAGCACGAGGAGGGCCGCTACTTCAAGGTGGTGGCGGTCGCCGTGCAGGCCGGCAACCGCGAGGTCACCGGCTGGACCCAGCCGCTGTTCGAGCCGGTGGGCCTGGGCGTCACCGCGTTCCTCACCCGCACGTTCGACGGCGTCCCCCATGTCCTGGTGCACGCCCGGGTCGAGGGCGGTTTCCTGGACACCGTCGAGCTGGGCCCCACGGTCCAGTACACGCCTGGAAACTACGCCCACCTGCCCGCGAAGGAACGCCCGTCGTTCCTCGACACCGTGCTCGCGGCGCCGGCGGACCGCATCCGGTACGAGGCCGTGCACTCGGAGGAGGGCGGCCGGTTCCTCAACGCCGAGAGCCGGTATCTGATCGTCGACGCCGACGAGCACGATGTCCCGCTCGATCCGCCGGCCGGCTACGCCTGGGTCACGCCGGACCAGCTCACCTGGCTGGTGCGCCACGGCCACTACCTCAACGTCCAGGCCCGCACGCTCCTGGCCTGCCTCAACGCCGCGGCGGCGAACGCCCGATGA
- a CDS encoding DUF6069 family protein encodes MTSSNPAAANTAPGRRALPAWQAVAGAAALAAVVNLIVLFIGDAAGASLVLELNGKPDEIGASDVIFMSIAAPVIGVTAVVLLARWKPVFLRVGQLVGGAVAVLTAIGPLTQDTDGGTAATLITMHLFVGFVAVAALEVIRRSRV; translated from the coding sequence ATGACCAGCAGTAACCCCGCTGCCGCCAACACCGCTCCAGGACGGCGGGCACTGCCCGCGTGGCAGGCCGTGGCAGGGGCCGCCGCCCTCGCCGCGGTCGTCAATCTGATCGTCCTGTTCATCGGTGACGCCGCCGGGGCCTCGCTGGTCCTGGAGCTCAACGGCAAGCCCGACGAGATCGGCGCCAGTGACGTGATCTTCATGTCGATCGCCGCGCCGGTGATCGGCGTCACGGCCGTCGTGCTCCTGGCCCGCTGGAAGCCGGTGTTCCTGCGGGTGGGCCAGCTCGTGGGCGGCGCGGTGGCGGTGCTCACCGCCATCGGCCCGCTGACCCAGGACACCGACGGCGGCACCGCCGCCACGCTGATCACGATGCACCTGTTCGTCGGCTTCGTCGCGGTGGCCGCGTTGGAAGTGATCCGCCGGTC
- a CDS encoding FAD-binding oxidoreductase codes for MAGATAGFTALSSTTAQAAAQVDPEVIVRPGDARYAELTKRGYNSRFVATPDEIWLVHCASQVEKAVNKALANNQRITVRSGGHCFESLVDNPQFRVLVDTSEMKSVTFDPAMNAFAVQAGARLGEVYKALYEGWGVTVPGGVCPEVGVGGHVSGGGYGPLSRRYGLVVDHLYAVEVVVADKGGKARTIVATRDANDPNRDLWWAHSGGGGGGFGIVTRFWFRTPGATGSASSLLPKPPARMRKTIVTWPWAQLTEAGFTRLVMNHGAWHAANSAPGSVYQTMHSSLQLHSSVAGTVQLEIRMDATLADTAKLHDDYIGALSAGVGVQPTIDVTEGTWLEIALEPTASYGSYSRQKSMGGHLRKPLTATQVGAVYRSLTDPNHYGVGLVYLAAYGCQINTVSSSARAIPQRDSIIKLWYSNNWSEPATDETEVNWLRTLRKNVHGATGGFPAPNDQQDGGYINYPDIDMRDPAQNTSGVPWYSLIWKGNYPRLQQVKNTYDPKNVFRHGLSLDPS; via the coding sequence GTGGCCGGTGCCACCGCGGGGTTCACCGCACTGTCCTCCACCACGGCCCAGGCCGCCGCTCAGGTCGATCCGGAGGTGATCGTCAGACCGGGCGACGCACGGTACGCCGAGCTCACGAAGCGCGGTTACAACAGCCGCTTCGTGGCCACGCCGGACGAGATCTGGCTCGTGCACTGCGCCTCCCAGGTGGAGAAGGCGGTGAACAAGGCCCTCGCCAACAATCAGCGCATCACCGTGCGCAGCGGCGGTCACTGCTTCGAGAGTCTGGTCGACAATCCGCAGTTCCGTGTTCTCGTCGACACGTCCGAAATGAAGAGCGTCACCTTCGACCCGGCGATGAACGCCTTCGCCGTCCAGGCAGGCGCCCGGCTGGGCGAGGTGTACAAGGCGCTGTACGAGGGCTGGGGCGTCACGGTCCCGGGCGGCGTGTGCCCGGAGGTCGGCGTCGGCGGTCACGTCTCCGGCGGTGGATACGGCCCGCTGTCCCGCCGCTACGGCCTCGTCGTGGACCACCTGTACGCCGTCGAGGTCGTCGTGGCGGACAAGGGCGGCAAGGCCCGCACGATCGTCGCCACCCGCGACGCGAACGACCCGAACCGCGACCTGTGGTGGGCGCACTCCGGCGGTGGCGGCGGCGGGTTCGGCATCGTGACGAGGTTCTGGTTCCGTACCCCGGGCGCCACGGGCAGCGCGTCCTCGCTGCTGCCCAAGCCGCCCGCGCGGATGCGCAAGACCATCGTGACCTGGCCCTGGGCGCAGCTGACCGAGGCAGGCTTCACGCGTCTGGTGATGAACCACGGCGCCTGGCACGCCGCGAACAGCGCTCCGGGATCCGTGTACCAGACGATGCACAGCTCGCTCCAGCTGCACTCGTCGGTCGCGGGGACGGTCCAGCTGGAGATCCGTATGGATGCCACACTGGCGGACACCGCCAAGCTCCACGACGACTACATTGGCGCGCTCTCCGCGGGCGTCGGGGTGCAGCCGACGATCGACGTCACGGAAGGCACGTGGCTGGAGATCGCCCTGGAGCCGACCGCCAGCTACGGCTCGTACTCGCGCCAGAAGTCCATGGGCGGCCATCTGCGCAAACCGCTGACGGCAACTCAGGTCGGCGCGGTCTACCGCTCGCTGACCGACCCGAACCACTACGGCGTCGGCCTGGTGTACCTGGCGGCGTACGGCTGCCAGATCAACACCGTGTCGTCGTCCGCCAGGGCGATCCCACAGCGGGACTCCATCATCAAACTCTGGTACTCCAACAACTGGTCCGAGCCGGCCACTGACGAGACCGAGGTCAACTGGCTGCGCACGCTGCGCAAGAACGTCCACGGCGCGACCGGCGGCTTTCCGGCGCCCAACGACCAGCAGGACGGCGGCTACATCAACTACCCGGACATCGACATGCGCGACCCGGCGCAGAACACGTCCGGGGTGCCCTGGTACTCGCTCATCTGGAAGGGCAACTACCCCAGGCTGCAGCAGGTCAAGAACACCTACGACCCCAAGAACGTCTTCCGGCACGGCCTGTCCCTGGACCCCTCCTGA
- a CDS encoding acyl-CoA carboxylase subunit beta — protein MAELHEIRAQALAGPSEKATQAQHAKGKLTARERIELLVDPGSFQEVEQLRRHRATGFGLETKKPFTDGVITGWGTVEGRTVFVYAHDFRIFGGALGEAHATKIHKIMDMAIAAGAPLVSLNDGAGARIQEGVSALAGYGGIFQRNTKASGVIPQISVMLGPCAGGAAYSPALTDFVFMVRETSQMFITGPDVVKAVTGEEITQNGLGGADVHAETSGVCHFAYDDEETCIAEVRYLLSLLPQNNRENPPRVESTDPADRRSDVLLDLVPADGNRPYDMTKVIEEIVDDGEYVEIHERWARNIICAMARLGGQVVGIVANQPQSLAGVLDIEASEKAARFVQMCDAFNIPIVTLLDVPGFLPGVDQEHGGIIRHGAKLLYAYCNATVPRISLIMRKAYGGAYIVMDSQSIGADLTYAWPTNEIAVMGAEGAANVIFRRQIAEAEDPEAMRARMVKEYKSELMHPYYAAERGLVDDVIDPAETREILIRSLAMLHSKHADLPSRKHGNQPQ, from the coding sequence GTGGCCGAGCTGCACGAGATCCGTGCCCAGGCGCTGGCCGGCCCGAGCGAGAAGGCGACCCAGGCGCAGCACGCCAAGGGCAAGCTGACCGCCCGGGAGCGGATCGAGCTGCTGGTGGACCCGGGCTCCTTCCAGGAGGTCGAGCAACTGCGCAGGCACCGGGCGACCGGGTTCGGCCTGGAGACCAAGAAGCCGTTCACCGACGGTGTCATCACCGGCTGGGGCACGGTGGAGGGCCGTACGGTCTTCGTCTACGCCCATGACTTCCGTATCTTCGGCGGCGCGCTGGGCGAGGCCCACGCCACGAAGATCCACAAGATCATGGACATGGCCATCGCGGCCGGCGCCCCGCTGGTGTCGCTGAACGACGGCGCCGGCGCACGCATCCAGGAGGGCGTCAGCGCCCTCGCCGGGTACGGCGGCATCTTCCAGCGCAACACCAAGGCGTCCGGCGTCATCCCGCAGATCAGCGTGATGCTCGGCCCGTGCGCGGGCGGCGCGGCCTACAGCCCCGCCCTCACCGACTTCGTCTTCATGGTCCGCGAGACCTCGCAGATGTTCATCACCGGCCCGGACGTCGTCAAGGCGGTCACCGGCGAGGAGATCACCCAGAACGGCCTCGGCGGCGCCGACGTGCACGCCGAGACCTCCGGCGTCTGCCACTTCGCGTACGACGACGAGGAGACCTGCATCGCCGAGGTCCGCTACCTCCTCTCGCTGCTCCCGCAGAACAACCGCGAGAACCCCCCGCGCGTCGAGTCCACCGACCCGGCCGACCGCCGCAGCGACGTCCTGCTCGACCTGGTCCCGGCCGACGGCAACCGCCCGTACGACATGACCAAGGTCATCGAGGAGATCGTCGACGACGGCGAGTACGTCGAGATCCACGAGCGCTGGGCCCGCAACATCATCTGCGCGATGGCCCGCCTCGGCGGCCAGGTCGTCGGCATCGTGGCCAACCAGCCCCAGTCCCTCGCCGGTGTCCTGGACATCGAGGCCAGCGAAAAGGCCGCCCGGTTCGTGCAGATGTGCGACGCCTTCAACATCCCGATCGTCACCCTTCTGGACGTCCCCGGCTTCCTGCCCGGCGTCGACCAGGAGCACGGCGGAATCATCCGGCACGGCGCGAAGCTGCTCTACGCCTACTGCAACGCGACCGTGCCGCGGATCTCGCTGATCATGCGCAAGGCGTACGGAGGTGCCTACATCGTCATGGACAGCCAGTCCATCGGCGCCGACCTCACCTATGCCTGGCCGACGAACGAGATCGCCGTGATGGGCGCCGAAGGTGCCGCCAACGTCATCTTCCGGCGACAGATCGCCGAGGCCGAGGACCCCGAGGCCATGCGGGCCCGCATGGTCAAGGAGTACAAGTCCGAGCTGATGCACCCGTACTACGCGGCGGAGCGAGGCCTGGTCGACGACGTCATCGACCCCGCCGAGACCCGCGAGATCCTCATCCGATCCCTCGCCATGCTCCACTCCAAGCACGCGGACCTGCCCTCCCGCAAACACGGCAACCAGCCACAATGA
- a CDS encoding Gfo/Idh/MocA family protein yields the protein MSGPVRIGVLGCADIAVRRMLPAFAASPGLELAAVASRDRARAEQVGRRFDCRPVQGYDELLDADDIQAVYVPLPAALHAPWVESALNAGKHVLAEKPLTTDPESTERLLDLAAKRGVAMMENVMFVHHPRHEAVRRLVAEGRIGELRAFRAEFAIPPLVGDDIRYSAELGGGALADVGLYPLRAALHFLGHGLDVVGARLTRRAGRQVETSGAALLATPGGVTAHLTFGMEHAYLSRYELWGSEGRITVDRAFTPPADFVAAIGLHRGTETEEILLEPADQVAATVAAFVTAIRAGAAPRADTLRQAVLLDDVRRRSA from the coding sequence ATGAGCGGGCCGGTGCGGATCGGGGTGCTCGGCTGCGCGGACATCGCGGTGCGGCGGATGCTGCCCGCGTTCGCCGCCTCCCCTGGTCTGGAACTCGCCGCGGTCGCCAGCCGCGACCGGGCCAGGGCCGAGCAGGTCGGCCGCCGCTTCGACTGCCGCCCCGTCCAGGGGTACGACGAACTGCTCGACGCCGACGACATCCAGGCCGTGTACGTGCCCCTGCCGGCCGCGCTGCACGCCCCGTGGGTGGAGTCGGCGCTGAACGCGGGCAAGCACGTCCTGGCCGAGAAGCCCCTGACTACGGACCCGGAGAGCACCGAGCGGCTCCTGGACCTCGCCGCGAAGCGGGGTGTGGCCATGATGGAGAACGTCATGTTCGTCCATCATCCCCGGCACGAGGCGGTGCGGCGCCTGGTTGCCGAGGGGCGGATCGGCGAACTGCGCGCATTCCGCGCGGAGTTCGCCATCCCCCCGCTCGTCGGCGACGACATTCGGTACTCCGCCGAGCTCGGCGGCGGCGCGCTGGCGGACGTCGGCCTCTACCCGCTGCGGGCCGCCCTGCACTTCCTGGGCCACGGTCTCGACGTGGTCGGCGCCCGTCTCACCCGGCGCGCCGGGCGGCAGGTCGAGACGTCGGGTGCCGCGCTGCTGGCCACTCCCGGCGGGGTCACCGCGCACCTCACGTTCGGCATGGAACACGCCTATCTCTCCCGGTACGAACTGTGGGGCAGCGAGGGCCGGATCACCGTGGACCGGGCCTTCACCCCGCCGGCGGACTTCGTGGCCGCGATCGGACTGCACCGGGGCACCGAGACGGAGGAGATCCTGCTGGAGCCCGCCGACCAGGTCGCGGCCACGGTCGCCGCGTTCGTCACCGCGATCCGCGCCGGGGCCGCCCCGCGCGCGGACACCCTGCGGCAGGCCGTCCTGCTGGACGACGTGCGCCGCCGTTCCGCATGA
- a CDS encoding DsbA family oxidoreductase gives MEEQQTRSTTVRVRIALDVICVHSFLGYTRFTRAADRLRAEGHRVQVEFLPFELAPGAGTEGEPLLPVLERVFGPQAVRQTLLFAEQVAAEGLELRYERAVATGTFEAHRLIARAARQGRAEQMVERLFRAHFTDGLHIGDGATLALLAEEVGVTADDSGSGAAGTAPDTAAEADRLQTELDRVRRLGVTGVPVFFIDGAQPLTGSQSEAGLLAALRDAARSASDS, from the coding sequence ATGGAGGAGCAACAGACGAGGAGCACGACGGTGCGCGTTCGGATCGCGCTCGACGTGATCTGCGTTCACTCCTTCCTCGGCTACACCCGCTTCACCCGTGCGGCGGACCGGCTGCGCGCCGAAGGCCACCGGGTCCAGGTGGAGTTCCTCCCCTTCGAGCTCGCGCCGGGCGCGGGCACCGAAGGGGAGCCCCTGCTCCCCGTACTGGAGCGGGTGTTCGGCCCGCAGGCGGTACGGCAGACGCTCCTGTTCGCCGAGCAGGTGGCCGCGGAGGGACTGGAGCTGCGCTACGAACGCGCCGTGGCGACCGGCACGTTCGAGGCGCACCGGCTCATCGCCCGGGCCGCGCGGCAGGGCAGGGCCGAGCAGATGGTGGAGCGTCTCTTTCGCGCGCACTTCACCGACGGACTGCACATCGGCGACGGCGCCACCCTCGCCCTCCTCGCCGAGGAAGTCGGCGTCACGGCGGACGACTCGGGCTCGGGGGCAGCAGGAACGGCACCGGACACAGCTGCGGAGGCGGACCGCCTGCAGACCGAACTCGACCGTGTGCGCCGGCTCGGCGTCACCGGTGTGCCGGTGTTCTTCATCGACGGCGCACAGCCGTTGACCGGATCCCAGTCGGAGGCCGGGCTGCTCGCGGCCCTTCGCGACGCGGCGCGGTCCGCCTCGGACAGCTGA